The Williamwhitmania sp. DNA window TATATGGTATTGTGGCCGTTGCGCTGATAGGTATAAACTACTTTTATACGGCAGGAGGCCCTGTGGAATCCAACTGGCAGGAGGTTAAAACCCAAATGCTGGACAAGGGTGACATCCAGAAAGTTGTCGCTATACGGAACAAGGGAAAGGTTTACATCTACATCAAACCTGATAAACTTGCAGACTTCAAGGACAAACTTTCGAAGGGTATAGGCCAAGTGCCTAAGGAGGGCCCACAATTTTACTTCACCATTGGTTCGGTGGAGACGTTTGAGAAAAATCTTGCCGAAGCACAGGTTAATGTTCCTGATGCTGCTAAGATATTTCCTTCCTACGAAGAGGAACCCGACTACTTTGGGAATATTGTTGTATACCTGCTGCCTATTCTCCTGATCATTGGATTTTGGGTATTCATGCTTAGGCGTATGAATAAAGGTGGCGCAGGTGGTGGCGGCAACATCTTCAGCGTAGGGAAGTCTCGGGCTCAGTTATTCGACAAGGAGTCGAACGTGAAAACCAATTTCAACGATGTTGCCGGACTTGAAGAGGCCAAGGTTGAGATAATGGAGATTGTTGACTTCCTCAAGAATCCTAAGAAATACACCGACCTTGGAGGCAAAATACCAAAGGGTGCTTTGCTTGTTGGTCCTCCCGGAACTGGGAAAACCTTGCTGGCAAAGGCAGTGGCAGGAGAGGCAAACGTACCTTTCTTCTCGCTTTCGGGCTCCGACTTTGTGGAGATGTTTGTGGGTGTTGGTGCATCGCGCGTGCGTGACCTCTTCCGCCAAGCAAAGGAAAAGGCTCCCTGCATCGTTTTTATCGACGAAATCGACGCCATTGGTCGCGCTAGAGGAAAGAATGCCAACTTCTCATCCAACGATGAGCGGGAGAATACTCTTAACCAGCTGCTTACCGAGATGGATGGCTTTGGAACAAATAACGGGGTGATTATCCTTGCGGCTACTAACCGTGCCGATATTTTGGACCGTGCATTACTACGCGCGGGTCGCTTCGACCGACAGATTCATGTGGAGTTGCCTGATTTTAAGGAGCGACTTGAAATTTTCAAGGTGCACCTTCGACCACTAAAGCTCAATGCCAACTTCGATATGGCATTTCTTGCCAAGCAAACTCCAGGGTTTTCTGGTGCCGATATTGCCAACGTGTGCAACGAATCGGCGCTAATTGCTGCACGTAAGAACAAGCCATCGGTTGACAAGCAAGATTTCCTCGATGCCGTAGACAGAATTGTTTCCGGACTTGAGAAGAAGAATAAGATTATTTCTGTAGATGAGAAAAAGGTAATTGCTTTTCATGAGGCAGGCCACGCCACCGTTAGCTGGCTGCTGGAGCATGCCAATCCATTGCTCAAGGTTACTATTATTCCTCGCGGAACCTCGTTGGGGGCTGCATGGTATCTGCCTGAAGAACGCATGATTACTACCAAGGAGCAGCTGCTTGATGAAATGTGTGCCACTCTTGGTGGACGTGCTTCAGAAGAGATTATCTTTAGCAAGATTTCCACCGGCGCTGTTAACGATTTGGAAAAAGTTACCAAGCAGGCTTATGCCATGGTAACCTATTTTGGAATGAGCGAAAAGGTGGGGAACCTCAGCTTTTATGATTCAACCGGTCAGTCGGAATTTGCTTTTGGTAAACCGTATTCTGAGGAAACCTCCAAGGTTATTGACGCTGAAGTAAAGGATATGGTGACCGCATCCTACGAGAGGGCAAAAGATGTGCTTCGTGAAAACGGTGAAGGGCTGAACAAACTGGCACAGTTGTTACTTGAGAAAGAGGTGATCTTTAGCGAGGATCTGGAGATGATTTTTGGAAAGCGTAAGGGGATTACCCCACCGGAGTTGGAGCGTGCATCGCCTGAAACAACGATTCAACCGGAAGGTCGAGTTATTGAATAGCTCAATAGATATACAATATGGAAGGCTGGGTTCTGGTACATTCATTCAACGACGTATTTACTGCTGAAATTGCCCGGCAAGTTCTGCTAACCTCTAATATTGAGGCGGTTGTGGTAAATAAACGGGACTCTTCTTATGTAACTTTAGGTAATGTGGAGTTGTATGTAGAGCCTGCCAATGTGGCGATTGCTAATGAACTCTTAAAGGAATTTTAAATTGAAGTTTAGCAATTTTGTAATCAGAACAATCAGCGGGTTGCTATTTGCCTTACTGGTAATCGGGAGTGTTTACCTTGGACAAATCAGCTTTGCAGTTTTAATGGGAGTCATTTTGATTGGCTCCCTTTTTGAGTTTTACCGACTCTCACTAAAAGTTAGGGTTCGTCCTCAAATGTTCTACGGCGTTGCCCTTGGCCTTCTGCTGTATACCACAACCTATCTTCAAGCAAGTGGGTCGTTGGACTTACCAATTATGTTCTACGCCTTTGTGCCGTTGAGCCTAGGGGTGTTTATTGTGGAGATGTACCGCAACCATAGCCGTCCGTTTACCAATATTGCTTACACCTTGCTTGGTGTTGCGTACATTGCTGGGCCAATGGCCATGATGAACTACATTGCTTTTACTCCATCCATTGGAGGTGCTGTTTACGATTTTCGTTTGGTGATGGGCTTCTTCTTTTTACTTTGGGCCAACGATACGGGAGCATACTTGGTGGGCATGTCGCTGGGAAGAAATAAACTGTTCCCGCGAATATCTCCAAAGAAATCCTGGGAAGGATTTATTGGTGGAGTGGTTATTGCAGTTGCTGTGGGAGCATTGCTCTCTCTGTTCTTTACCGATTACTCACTTAACCTCTGGATTTCACTTGGATTTCTGATCGCTGTTTCCGGCGTATTCGGCGATTTGGTGGAGTCGATGTATAAGCGAAGCTTGCAGGTAAAGGATTCGGGAAACATAATGCCAGGACATGGTGGTTTTCTTGACCGATTTGACGCAGTTTTCTTTGCTGCTCCAATAGTTTTCGTTTATTTGCAGCTTATCGTTGTTTAACCATATATCGTTTAACCGCATGCAGATTCATAAAGAAGGTTACGGCATTTTACGAGTGTTGATTTTCGGACTTGTGGTATTCAATTTGTTGATAGTATTATTGTTGCCCTTGTTTGTTCTATACATCACCGCCTTGGCTTCATTGCTAATGACTCTATTTACACTTCGCTTCTTCAGGGTTCCAACACGGGTAGTGACTTACCAAGAGGGTGTATTAATTGCACCTGCTGATGGCACTGTGGTGGCCATTGAGGAGGTAATGGAGAATGAATTCTTCCATGAACCACGTAGGCAGGTATCCATTTTTATGTCGGTGTGGAACGTGCACATCAATTGGTTTCCTGTTTCCGGCAAGGTTGATTATTTTAAACACCACCACGGAAAGTATCTTGTTGCTTGGCATCCGAAATCATCTGAAGAAAATGAGCGAACTAGCGTAGTTGTTTCAACTCCAACGGGTAAGGCTATTCTGCTTCGCCAAATTGCAGGGTATGTTGCTCGACGCGTTGTGTGCTATGCTACAGTTGGTAATCCGATTACTGCTGGTGACCAGATGGGATTTATTAAGTTTGGTTCGAGGGTTGATATTTTTCTCCCTCTTGACGCCCAAGTGGAGGTTGCTATTAACCAGAAAGTTGTGGGGACACAAACAGTTCTTGCTAAACTCTAGCAATTTTTGAGTTTGGCAATGAAAAGGAGTTTGGCAATTGCCATGCTCCTTTTTTTGTTACGAAAGTTAGGCGTTACAAGAAGAAGAGAGACACCCCAACCAGAGAGATTATTGCTCCGAGGAGTTCTATCAGGTTGAACTTCTCCCTAAAGATTAGAATCGAGGGCGGAATAATTAAAACTGGCACAATGGACATAATGGTGGAGGCAATTCCCGTGGTGGTGTACTGAACCGCTAGCAGTGAAAAGGAGACGCCAAGAAACGGTCCAAAAAATGCACCAAGGGTGATGAACGACATTGCCCTTCTGTTTTTTACAGTGGTCACCGTTTGGTGTAATTTGCCAAGAATAATGAAAAGTATTGTAAAGCCAATAACACCGGTTAATACCCTGATTTGAGAGGCGGCAAATGGGTTATACGAACCCATGCCCAGCTTACTAAGAACAAGTCCACCACCCTGTCCGATAGCTCCGCCAAGCGCCAGCAGCAACCCCCCAATGGGGTATTTTAGCCTTAATTTTCTCGATTTTTCGCCGTTTTCATTTTCTTTTCGCTTGAGCACCACAATGCAAATACCAGCGAAGGTGAGCATAAGAGCCAGCAGCTGCTTGGCGTTCATGGTTTCTCCCAATACAAACCACCCAATCCCGGCTGCAACAAATGGAGCTAAGGCCATAATAAGCATTGATATTCTGGCACCAATAACCACGTATGCCTGAAATAGAAAAAGGTCGCCCAGCACAAAGCCAACCAGACCTGAAATGGATAGCCATATCCACTGCGACGCCGTGGCATCTATGGGGAATGGTAACCCTCTAACAACAAAGTTGTAGCCGGTTAGAAATATGAAGGCTATTACCAATCGGATAAGGTTAACCGATAGGGAGCCAACTTTTTTCCCTGCAATCTCAAAGACAATAGCAGTAATGGTCCAGAAGAAGGCAGTTATTAGAGCCGCAACTTCGCCAATGTGGTTGGTTAGCATATAATTCAATGGGGGTTAAGTGACTTGCAACAAAAAAGTTTATCTTTGATACGTTTGAAGCAAACAGGTTTAATGCCGTAAAGCTACAGAATTATGAATAAGTTGGCACGCTATGTTATCGTAATTGCCGTTGCGGCTTTAATCGGCTTCTTGGTTTGGTATTTCAAAACCATTGTGGCCTATGTTCTCATTGCCGCGGTACTGTCGCTTATAGGCAAGCCACTGGTAGATATACTTGGGAAGGTGCCGCTGTTTCACTGGCGTTTACCAAAGGCGATTCGAGCGGCCTTTACGCTTATGCTCATCTGGTCGATAATCATTCTGTTCTTCCGAATATTTGTCCCCTTGGTAGCTAACCAAGCAAACCAACTTTCCAACGTGAACATTCCCATGCTTGTGGATACTTTTGGCAAGCCTATCATGGGTGTTGAGAAGTTTATTCAGGAGAATATTCCAGCAACTGGTACTGGATTTTCGTTGACCTCTTTGATGGAGCAGAAGGTGTCGTCGGTGCTAAACGAGGCAATGCTGACCAATCTTTTTGGGTCGATTGCCTCCATGCTTGGCAACTTTTTTGTAGCCGCCTTTTCCATTTCATTCATCACCTTCTTTTTTCTAAAGGACGATCGCCTCTTTTTTGAAGGGGTTCTTCTTTTCTTCCCTGAAAAGTATGAGGAGAACGTGACCCGAGCCCTCGACTCCGTAAAGAATCTGCTTACCCGTTACTTTATTGGGATTGTGCTCGACGTATTTTGTATAATTGTACTGGTCACCATTGGCCATACCATTGTTGGTATCTCCTTCAGCCATGCCTTGGTAATTGGACTGCTTGCGGGGGTTCTTAATGTTATTCCCTACGTTGGGCCCATTATGGCAGCATTGCTTGGAGTATTAATTGGCGTTGCAACGCATCTCGATGCTACCTCCTCTTCGCAGCTGGTGCACCTTGCCATCTACATGGTCTTGGTTTATATTGTAGTTGATATGATTGATGCCTTCTTTTTCCAACCTTTTATTTATTCATCAAGCGTAAATGCACATCCACTGGAGATATTTTTGGTGATACTGGTGGCAGGCAGCGTGGCTGGAATTGCAGGTATGTTGTTGGCGATTCCATTTTATACGGTATTAAGAGTATTTGCCAAAGAATTTTTTTATAATTTTAGAGTTGTAAAAAAATTGACGGAGAAGATTTAGACTGTGTTTGCCATAACTGGCTGGTTGTTATTAATTTGAATTTGATTTAATGGCGAAAAATCTAATTGTAACTGTAGCTCTGCTTTTTATAGGAGGCGCTGCAGTGTCGCAGTCAACCGATTTTAATTTTAAACAAATTGAACCATCTACCGACTGTAAGCCAGTAATGCAGTTTGATGCAGTTTCGCCAGCTGCTACTTCTACCTACGATTGGGATTTTGGTGACGGCAACACGGCTACCGGAAGTAGCGTTACCCACGATTATGCTGCAGATGGCCCCTTCACAGTTACTTTAACTACTGATGGCGATGTTGCCAATGCTATGGTTAAGCAAATTCAGGTACAGCCATTCAATTTCTTTACTGCCGTGCACGATAGCACCGTTTTTGGGAACAGCACATACGCATATAAAATTGGATCTCAATTCTTCACAACAAATTCTGCAGGTTTTACCTTCAACTGGGCCATTGCTGATGGAAGTGGCAACGTAGTGGATCCAGCAAGCACCAACTATGCATTCGACTACACTTTTGCTCAGTCTGGGATTTACAATATCACTTTTATACTTACCTCACCCAATGGCTGTTCCGGAACCTTAACTCGCCAACTTGCCGTTGTTGATACCCTTGTGGTTCCCAATGTTTTTACCCCAGACGGTGATGGCGTCAACGACTTTTGGGCTGTTAAAAGTAATGGCGTTGAAAATCTATCGGTAAAAATATTTAGTCGCTTTGGAAGCCTCATATATGAAGACTATGCGGCAGTAATCCTTTGGGATGGCAAAACTTCCTATGGCGAAAAGGTACCTAGCGGGGTATACTACTATGTAATAAAACGCGACGACGCAAATATACCTGCTCAAAAGGGCTTTTTCTACCTGCTTAGAGGAAAGTAATATTCCGCAATTACTCTTTCAATTTATTAAGGAATTGGCTAAGCGCCTCGCTCAATGTGAGGTTGGCTACCAATGGCAGTGCGTTTTCAGCATTGCTCTCCGTCATCTCGAAGTGATGAGCCGTGTATATAATGTCGGGCTGAGCCATTAGCGATGAAAGCTCTTCAACCACCATATTTAAGGTTGAGCTATGGCTTACAAGGTTGAAAATACCTGCCGACAGTTTTCCTGAAATAGCCGATTCAACTTTGCCAATAACCTCTTCTAACCTCGTATAGTCAAAGGTTCCATTTCCACTACCCACAATTTGAATTTTGCCAATAAGGAATCCATCAGTAATCATCTTGTTGAGGAGAGTATCA harbors:
- a CDS encoding gliding motility-associated C-terminal domain-containing protein: MAKNLIVTVALLFIGGAAVSQSTDFNFKQIEPSTDCKPVMQFDAVSPAATSTYDWDFGDGNTATGSSVTHDYAADGPFTVTLTTDGDVANAMVKQIQVQPFNFFTAVHDSTVFGNSTYAYKIGSQFFTTNSAGFTFNWAIADGSGNVVDPASTNYAFDYTFAQSGIYNITFILTSPNGCSGTLTRQLAVVDTLVVPNVFTPDGDGVNDFWAVKSNGVENLSVKIFSRFGSLIYEDYAAVILWDGKTSYGEKVPSGVYYYVIKRDDANIPAQKGFFYLLRGK
- a CDS encoding AI-2E family transporter codes for the protein MNKLARYVIVIAVAALIGFLVWYFKTIVAYVLIAAVLSLIGKPLVDILGKVPLFHWRLPKAIRAAFTLMLIWSIIILFFRIFVPLVANQANQLSNVNIPMLVDTFGKPIMGVEKFIQENIPATGTGFSLTSLMEQKVSSVLNEAMLTNLFGSIASMLGNFFVAAFSISFITFFFLKDDRLFFEGVLLFFPEKYEENVTRALDSVKNLLTRYFIGIVLDVFCIIVLVTIGHTIVGISFSHALVIGLLAGVLNVIPYVGPIMAALLGVLIGVATHLDATSSSQLVHLAIYMVLVYIVVDMIDAFFFQPFIYSSSVNAHPLEIFLVILVAGSVAGIAGMLLAIPFYTVLRVFAKEFFYNFRVVKKLTEKI
- a CDS encoding phosphatidate cytidylyltransferase; its protein translation is MKFSNFVIRTISGLLFALLVIGSVYLGQISFAVLMGVILIGSLFEFYRLSLKVRVRPQMFYGVALGLLLYTTTYLQASGSLDLPIMFYAFVPLSLGVFIVEMYRNHSRPFTNIAYTLLGVAYIAGPMAMMNYIAFTPSIGGAVYDFRLVMGFFFLLWANDTGAYLVGMSLGRNKLFPRISPKKSWEGFIGGVVIAVAVGALLSLFFTDYSLNLWISLGFLIAVSGVFGDLVESMYKRSLQVKDSGNIMPGHGGFLDRFDAVFFAAPIVFVYLQLIVV
- a CDS encoding DMT family transporter; translated protein: MLTNHIGEVAALITAFFWTITAIVFEIAGKKVGSLSVNLIRLVIAFIFLTGYNFVVRGLPFPIDATASQWIWLSISGLVGFVLGDLFLFQAYVVIGARISMLIMALAPFVAAGIGWFVLGETMNAKQLLALMLTFAGICIVVLKRKENENGEKSRKLRLKYPIGGLLLALGGAIGQGGGLVLSKLGMGSYNPFAASQIRVLTGVIGFTILFIILGKLHQTVTTVKNRRAMSFITLGAFFGPFLGVSFSLLAVQYTTTGIASTIMSIVPVLIIPPSILIFREKFNLIELLGAIISLVGVSLFFL
- the ftsH gene encoding ATP-dependent zinc metalloprotease FtsH, with translation MDNELNSGKAPKPKFSIYWVYGIVAVALIGINYFYTAGGPVESNWQEVKTQMLDKGDIQKVVAIRNKGKVYIYIKPDKLADFKDKLSKGIGQVPKEGPQFYFTIGSVETFEKNLAEAQVNVPDAAKIFPSYEEEPDYFGNIVVYLLPILLIIGFWVFMLRRMNKGGAGGGGNIFSVGKSRAQLFDKESNVKTNFNDVAGLEEAKVEIMEIVDFLKNPKKYTDLGGKIPKGALLVGPPGTGKTLLAKAVAGEANVPFFSLSGSDFVEMFVGVGASRVRDLFRQAKEKAPCIVFIDEIDAIGRARGKNANFSSNDERENTLNQLLTEMDGFGTNNGVIILAATNRADILDRALLRAGRFDRQIHVELPDFKERLEIFKVHLRPLKLNANFDMAFLAKQTPGFSGADIANVCNESALIAARKNKPSVDKQDFLDAVDRIVSGLEKKNKIISVDEKKVIAFHEAGHATVSWLLEHANPLLKVTIIPRGTSLGAAWYLPEERMITTKEQLLDEMCATLGGRASEEIIFSKISTGAVNDLEKVTKQAYAMVTYFGMSEKVGNLSFYDSTGQSEFAFGKPYSEETSKVIDAEVKDMVTASYERAKDVLRENGEGLNKLAQLLLEKEVIFSEDLEMIFGKRKGITPPELERASPETTIQPEGRVIE
- a CDS encoding DUF2007 domain-containing protein; amino-acid sequence: MEGWVLVHSFNDVFTAEIARQVLLTSNIEAVVVNKRDSSYVTLGNVELYVEPANVAIANELLKEF
- a CDS encoding phosphatidylserine decarboxylase family protein, with protein sequence MQIHKEGYGILRVLIFGLVVFNLLIVLLLPLFVLYITALASLLMTLFTLRFFRVPTRVVTYQEGVLIAPADGTVVAIEEVMENEFFHEPRRQVSIFMSVWNVHINWFPVSGKVDYFKHHHGKYLVAWHPKSSEENERTSVVVSTPTGKAILLRQIAGYVARRVVCYATVGNPITAGDQMGFIKFGSRVDIFLPLDAQVEVAINQKVVGTQTVLAKL